Proteins from a genomic interval of Leptospiraceae bacterium:
- a CDS encoding ATP-binding protein — protein MKPTILCVDDESLILESLKMVLKDSFGDSYSIETAESGEEAIELIEELTRNGTEIPILISDYVMPGIKGDEFLILAHSRIPETLKIMLTGQADLNGVENVINRASLYRFLSKPWTSKDFILTINEALKSYMQTKQIRIQNQEIKKSEKKYKDLVENSPDIIFTLNKDERIITINESVNKILRYKVKNLIGKKFSELIYTTEWMNEKIVQEKMLELIHSTNPVVFNCDLVTAAGEPKEMLIKLQGMKLENESVILGIASNIEDDLLIRLCERESQIYKIENYMTQIDLVCKRISNAMTKYGNEEEIFLIKLCLMELLVNAMEHGNLDISFQDKSEALENNEYYELLFKRQHNPVYKNKRITIEYSLDPSRIEIRITDEGKGFDHKKHLAKVEEEGVFNKLSHGRGVQMAKSFFHTFDYNEVGNSIYLIRKFQK, from the coding sequence ATGAAACCAACAATACTATGCGTAGATGATGAAAGTTTAATCCTAGAAAGTTTAAAAATGGTACTTAAAGATTCTTTTGGAGATAGTTATTCAATTGAAACTGCAGAGAGTGGAGAAGAAGCCATTGAGTTAATTGAAGAATTGACTCGTAATGGAACGGAAATTCCAATTTTAATTTCAGATTATGTAATGCCTGGAATTAAGGGAGACGAATTTTTAATATTAGCGCATAGTCGAATTCCCGAAACGTTAAAGATAATGTTAACCGGACAAGCTGATTTAAATGGAGTTGAAAATGTAATTAACAGAGCTTCTCTTTATAGGTTTTTAAGTAAACCTTGGACTTCTAAAGACTTTATTTTAACAATTAATGAAGCACTTAAAAGTTATATGCAAACGAAACAAATTCGGATACAAAATCAGGAAATAAAAAAATCTGAGAAAAAATATAAAGATTTAGTTGAAAACTCTCCTGATATTATCTTCACTTTGAATAAAGATGAGCGGATAATAACGATTAATGAGTCAGTAAATAAAATTTTGAGATATAAAGTCAAAAATTTAATTGGTAAAAAATTTTCTGAATTGATTTATACTACAGAATGGATGAATGAAAAAATAGTTCAAGAAAAAATGTTGGAATTAATTCATTCAACTAATCCCGTTGTTTTTAATTGTGATTTAGTTACTGCTGCTGGCGAACCAAAAGAGATGTTAATAAAATTACAAGGAATGAAATTAGAAAATGAATCAGTGATATTGGGAATTGCTTCAAATATAGAAGATGATTTATTAATTCGACTTTGTGAGCGCGAATCACAAATTTATAAAATCGAAAATTATATGACTCAAATAGACTTAGTTTGCAAAAGAATTTCCAATGCAATGACCAAATACGGCAATGAGGAAGAAATCTTTTTAATAAAACTTTGTCTAATGGAATTACTCGTTAATGCAATGGAACATGGAAATTTAGATATTAGTTTCCAGGACAAATCAGAAGCATTAGAAAATAATGAATATTACGAACTTTTATTCAAAAGACAACACAATCCAGTTTATAAAAATAAGCGGATAACAATAGAATATTCTTTAGATCCAAGTAGAATAGAAATTCGAATTACCGATGAGGGCAAAGGTTTTGATCATAAAAAACATTTAGCCAAAGTCGAGGAAGAAGGAGTTTTTAATAAGTTATCACACGGTAGAGGAGTCCAAATGGCAAAAAGTTTTTTTCACACGTTTGATTATAATGAAGTAGGCAACTCTATTTATTTGATTCGGAAATTCCAAAAGTAA